GCCTAACCATCAACGTACTGCAAAACCAGGATTATGTTTACCAGTTTCCGTTAGAGATTGGGATTGATAGTGAAGTATTAACCATCATGGTAAAGGAAAAATCGGCAACGATACACTACAAAATGAAGGCAAAGCCAACGGATGTTAAGATTGACCCGAACGTGAATTTGCTGGCTACTTTTGATGAGGAAATGTAGTGTTTGATTGTCTGAATCAGAATTTACAGAATTTTTAAATTAACAGAATGTATTCTAAAAATCCTGAAATTCTCCACCCAAAATCTTCACCCGGCGGTCGTGAAGACAAGACCGCATACTGGTATTGTCTGAACCGGAATTTGGGGGAATTAAAGAATTTATTGAATTTGATTTGCATTCTGTTAATTCCCCCAAATTCCGGTTCAGACAACATTCTGAAAATCCTAAAATTCTGTAAATTCTGATTCAGACAACCTCCCCTACTTCGTACTCAGCTTATTAAACTTAATACTATAAGTAACCAAAAAATACCGGTTTAGCGTATTATTTTGAGTGTCGGTAATGGAGTTTGTGCCCGTGTAGCGGTAGATGCTCACGTTTTGATCAAACACATCGTATACGGTAAATTTAAGCTCTCCCCTATCTTTTTTGAGCATCAGCAAAGCTATCGAGGTGCTTATTACGTTAACTCCCTTTTTTAAACCCGGGGCTATCTGGGTGTTGTAATAAAAATCCTGCTTGGTTTCCCAAACCAATCGCCTGATGGGCCTTAATACCAGGTTATTGTTCAAGTTAAAGTTGCCGGTATGCACGATTCTAAAATCGTCGTATTTGTACTTGGTATCGCCTATGTTATAGCCTGCGCCAATGTTTAAAGTTGCTTTTTCTTTCCAGTCAAAATAAACGTTTTGATAGATTCCCCGGTTAAAGGTATTTTGCCAGCCTTCAACATTGTTTAGCAGGTTGAGGTTTTGATTGTACGAGCCATTTAACGAGGTGGAGAAAAAGATCTGCCAGTCTTTCATCTTTCTGAAACGTTTGTTGAACCCAACATTGAGGCTATAGCTGGGCCGACCGTCGCGGTTAACTACAGTAACGGTTTGCGACCCGTCTGACCGGATGGTTTGCTGATTTATCGACAGGTTTTCCTGTTTATAAACGCCCCCGTAAGCCCACAGGCTTACCTGGCTTTGCGTAGTGTAAAGGCGGTAGCTGATATTATAATTATTGTTAATAGTGGGCTTTAAATTAGGATTACCGGTAAACGTATACAGCGGACTGTAAACAATGGTAACCGGCTGCAGGCTTGATATGCCCGGCTGGTTTACGCCCCGGTCATAACTTATCGATAGTCTGTCGGTTTCAAAGCGAAGAGTTGGCAACAGGAAAAAATAGTTTTGGCTCAGCCTGCTGCTTACAAAGTTGTTTTCTATCTGCTGCCATTGGGTATTAAGACCGGCAATAATCTGTGTGTTTTTGCCCAGCTGATAGGTAATACCAGGTTTAATGTTCTCTGTCCACTGGTCGCGTTTAAGATCAGAGCTTTGGTTTACCAGCAGCGAATCGAAGGTGTTGGTTTTCCTGTCGTAGGTAAACAATTGGTCGCTGCTTTTATTGTAAGAGTTTGAAGTAGTGATATCCACTGTAAGTTTTTTGGTAATCGGATAGCGATAGCTCAGATCAATATTGCCCGACACATTGTTGGTGGTACGGCTTGAACGGCGATGCAGGCTATCCGACAGGTTGGCATGCTGGTAATTAACCACATCGCTATTATTAAACGAAGTGTTTTCACCCGGATTGATTTGCAGATTGTTAGAGATGTTAAACGATTCGCCCTTATGCTTCCTTGAACGTTTATGAAAGTAAAAATTTTGCCTGTACTGTGTAGAGCTGCCATTGCCAAAATTATTCCCTACCGAGGTATTCACCGGCATATTAAAATTATTGCGGGTATTACCTGTTGATGAAGCTGTATTATCATTGCCGCTAAAGCTTAACGAAGGGCTAAACCGTAAGTGACGAACAGTATCCGGCTCCCACTCAACCAAAGCTGTAGCTGTATGGCTATGGCTGTTTGAGTTGCGGTTATTGGTGTTAGCGCTTAGCAGCGTAGTATCCTTTAAAAACTGCTGCTGAAAGTTCGACGAGTTATTGATGTTATTGCGCTGCGAGTAAAAATACTGCAGGTTAAGCTTCAGCTTTTTGCCATAGTTTTGATTAAGGTTAAAACCACCCGAGGTGATTTTTTCAATTCCGCCCCAGTTACTGGCCCAGCTTGGGCGGCCGTTAAAGGAGGTACTTCCCCCACTGCGGTCAAATCCCCCCTCCGAGTAGATTTCCTGGTTAGAAAAGCCTGTATGATTGAGGTTATTGCTCAATCCAATTAAACTCAGTTGTAAAGTATCCCTGAACATGTTAAACAAGCCGCCGGTTTCATACCTGTCGCGCGAGCCTGCACCGGCAAACACTTTACCAAAAATGCTTCGTTTAATAGCTTTTTTTAGTTTGATGTTGATGATTTTGGGCACCTTGGTATCGCTAATGAGGTGATCCGGGTCGTTTTCCCTGTCGTCATAAACCTGCACCTGGGCAACAATTTCGGCATCGAGGTTTTTGGTAGCTATTTTAGGATCGTTACCAAAAAACTGTTTGCCGTCAATAAGCAGTTTGCTCACATCCTTACCGTTAACGGTGATAGTGCCATCGCCATCAATTTGAACACCGGGCAGTTTTTTAAGCAACTCTTCGAGCGCGGCATTGGGCCGGGTTTTAAAGGCGGCTGCATCAAACTCGATGGTATCCTTTTTCATTTTAACAGGTACGCGTTCGGCCCGTACCACAACCTCGCTCAGCATTTTGCTATTAAGGCTGATATTGCCGATATCCATAACCTCGCCTTTTTTAAAATTAAACTGGCGGATATAGCTTTTATAGCCGGCGTACGAGATCACCAGCTTTACCCGCGTTTCGGCCGGGAGACGCTGTAACTCAAAGTCGCCGGTTTTTTTACTTAAGGTATAGGCAATAAGCGATGAATCTTTAACATCAACCATGGCAACAGTACTTAGCTCAAGCGGCTGTTTACTCACAGAATCGGTTACGCGACCTTTAATAGCGGCGCGGTTTTGGGCATAACTAACAGAAAAGAAACAAAAAAGCAGTAGTGAAATAAAGGTTGTCTTCATTCAGCGGTTTAGGTGCAAGACGATAAGGGTTAAAAAATTGTGTTATAGGTATTTGTAGGGCCGGCGGCTTAAGTATGGATAACTTATATCATAGGGTTGGGTAGGGTTTAGTATTTTATATTTTGTTAACTGTTTTGCTGCTGATCTTTTTCGCTTCGACAAAAACAAGCAGCAAAGGTTTAAAGCATAAAAACCACTCACCTCCTTAACCCACCGCACCTATAACTCCCCAAAGGGGGCTGATATGCTGTAAATTGTTCCTATAACAGGCAAAAGGCACAAATATTGCCCCCCGCAAAGCAAAAATGCCGCGAAATAGCGGCATTTTAAGGTTTGTAACATTTGTTTTACCTAAACGGCCATAGCCAAAGCCGATTTGCCGGGCTGTACAAGCTGTACTGTACGCTCAATTTTATTTAAAAAGCCGTTGGCACCGCCCGGGGTTAGTGTAACCAGTACCTTGCCTGTTTGCGGGGCTGGGTTTTTATAACCATGCAATGTGCCCTTTGGTATGAAGAGGCTTGCACCCTTTTCGGCATCGTAATATCTGCCACCGGCAAAAAACCTGAAACGGCCTTCAATAACATAAACCACCTTATCGTGGTTATTGCAAAGGTTTAAGGCCACGCCGGCTTTATAGGGTATTTGCTGTTCAATAATGCTTAAATTACCGCCATCAACTTTTTTATTGAAGATAATGTTGATGTTCATCTCACCGGCGGTATCGTTCCCGGCGGGTTGTGTTTGATTAATTGTGTTCATAAGGTTGTGTATTGATGGTA
The sequence above is a segment of the Mucilaginibacter celer genome. Coding sequences within it:
- a CDS encoding outer membrane beta-barrel protein, whose product is MKTTFISLLLFCFFSVSYAQNRAAIKGRVTDSVSKQPLELSTVAMVDVKDSSLIAYTLSKKTGDFELQRLPAETRVKLVISYAGYKSYIRQFNFKKGEVMDIGNISLNSKMLSEVVVRAERVPVKMKKDTIEFDAAAFKTRPNAALEELLKKLPGVQIDGDGTITVNGKDVSKLLIDGKQFFGNDPKIATKNLDAEIVAQVQVYDDRENDPDHLISDTKVPKIINIKLKKAIKRSIFGKVFAGAGSRDRYETGGLFNMFRDTLQLSLIGLSNNLNHTGFSNQEIYSEGGFDRSGGSTSFNGRPSWASNWGGIEKITSGGFNLNQNYGKKLKLNLQYFYSQRNNINNSSNFQQQFLKDTTLLSANTNNRNSNSHSHTATALVEWEPDTVRHLRFSPSLSFSGNDNTASSTGNTRNNFNMPVNTSVGNNFGNGSSTQYRQNFYFHKRSRKHKGESFNISNNLQINPGENTSFNNSDVVNYQHANLSDSLHRRSSRTTNNVSGNIDLSYRYPITKKLTVDITTSNSYNKSSDQLFTYDRKTNTFDSLLVNQSSDLKRDQWTENIKPGITYQLGKNTQIIAGLNTQWQQIENNFVSSRLSQNYFFLLPTLRFETDRLSISYDRGVNQPGISSLQPVTIVYSPLYTFTGNPNLKPTINNNYNISYRLYTTQSQVSLWAYGGVYKQENLSINQQTIRSDGSQTVTVVNRDGRPSYSLNVGFNKRFRKMKDWQIFFSTSLNGSYNQNLNLLNNVEGWQNTFNRGIYQNVYFDWKEKATLNIGAGYNIGDTKYKYDDFRIVHTGNFNLNNNLVLRPIRRLVWETKQDFYYNTQIAPGLKKGVNVISTSIALLMLKKDRGELKFTVYDVFDQNVSIYRYTGTNSITDTQNNTLNRYFLVTYSIKFNKLSTK
- a CDS encoding cupin domain-containing protein translates to MNTINQTQPAGNDTAGEMNINIIFNKKVDGGNLSIIEQQIPYKAGVALNLCNNHDKVVYVIEGRFRFFAGGRYYDAEKGASLFIPKGTLHGYKNPAPQTGKVLVTLTPGGANGFLNKIERTVQLVQPGKSALAMAV